The Streptomyces sp. 135 sequence CACTCGACGCGATCGAAGCCGCGGGCTGCGATACCCGCACCTACCTGGGCGGGCACCCCATGGCGGGCGGGGAACGCTCCGGCCCGCTGGCCGCCCGCGCCGACCTCTTCGAGGGACGCGTGTGGGCGCTCGTACCGACCCCGACGACCTCCGCCGAGACCTGGCGGACGGTACGGAGCCTGCTCGACATGTGCGGCGCGACCCCGCTGGTGATGGATCCGCACGGACACGACCGGGCCGTCGCCCTCGTCTCCCACACCCCGCACCTGGTCGCCAGCCTGATGGCGGCCCGCCTGCAACACGCCACCGACGCCGAGGTGGGCCTGTCCGGTCAGGGCGTACGGGATGTCACACGCGTCGCGGGAGGTGACCCGAAGCTCTGGCTGGAGATCCTCTCCGCCAACGCCGGTACCGTCGCCGACATCCTGGCCGAACTGGCCGGCGACCTGGACGACGCCATCGGAGCACTGCGCGCCCTGACCGCCCCCGATGGCGATCCCGTCCGCACCACCGGCGCCACGACACTGACCGGCCTGCTGAGCCGCGGCTGCGCCGGCCACGGCCGACTGCCCCAGAAGCGCGGCGCACCCCAGGGGACCTACGCCACCGTCTCCGTCCTGATCGGCGACCAGCCCGGTGAGCTGGCCCGTCTCTTCACCGACGTGGGCGCGGCGGGGGTCAACATCGAGGACATCTTCATCGACCACGCTCCGGGCCAGATCACCGGCCTGGTGGAGCTCCTGGTCACCACCGACGCCGCCGACCGTCTCAGGAACAGTCTCAGAGTCCCCAGCACCGTCATGGCCCACTGAACGACATCGGCGGGGGCGGCTTGACCAGGATGTGACCGAGGCGTGCGGTATCCGCCCCCCCTCAGGGCCTCTACCGCGCGAGACGTACGTGGATGGTCTTGCCCGGCCCGGGGCCTTGGGTGATGTCCACGCTGCGGGTGAGGCGGCGGATCATGGGCCATCCGAAGCCGCCCGTACCGCCGTTGAGGTCCGGGGTGCGCTCGCGCGGTGGGGCCGGCGCGGGGTCGCTGATGGCGACGTGCACGGTGTCGGCGTCGGCGCGGAGCTCCAGGGTGAAGCGGCCTCCGCCGTGACGCAGTGCGTTGGTGGCGAGTTCCGAGACCACCAGGGCGAGGGTCTCCTCCGCCTTCGCGCTCGGGGCCGGATCGAGGCTCCGGGCGAAGGCGCGGGCCGCGTCGCGGGCGAGCGGGATGCCGCAGGGGCTGTCGGCTGCCAGTAGGACAGGGCGCGTGAGGGAATCGAAGTGTGTCTGCGTCTCGCTCATGCGTCGAACACCCACCTGGTCGGCTGGACCGCTGGGTCTGCCTTGTGCCCGCTGATCTCGACTTCAACCAGGCAGGCGGGTGTCGAGAGCCGGGAGTAGATTACCAGGCCCCCGCACCGAAGGAAAACTATACTGGCGGGAGTAGACATGGTGACTTGTCAGGGCTAGTGTTTCCTCCGTAGCCAAGAAGTCGAAGACATGCAGCAAGCAGTACGAACGGTTGAACGAAAGAGATAAGGAGCAGACGCCATCAGGATCGCCCGGGCGGAAGGAACATCCCGCCCGGGTACCGAAGGCCCCGGTAGGCAGGTGGTCTCCGGTCACGCATCCGCGATCCCCCGCCGCGCTTCGTCTTCCCCCGGGCGAAGGGCAGCGAAAACAAAGGCCGACTGAGAAGAGTCGGCAGGTGGTGTCGGACAGTCGGGGCCCGGGTGCCAGTGCGGCGCCCGGGCCCCTCGGCGCGTGCCATAAGGAGGTTCCGTGGACCCTGCCAGTCCCCGCCCCGTCGACCATCTCGATGACGACGACTACCCGGCGTACACCATGGGCCGGGCCGCCGACATGCTCGGCATCACGCCCGCCTTCCTCCGGGCGCTGGGCGAACACCGCCTGATCACCCCGCTGCGCTCCAAAGGCGGTCACCGCCGCTACTCCCGGTACCAGCTGCGCATCGCCGCCCGGGCCCGGGAACTCGTCGACCAGGGCACCCCCATCGAAGCCGCGTGCCGCATCATCATCCTCGAAGACCAACTCGAAGAGGCCCGCCGCATCAACGAACGGCACCGCGACCACCAGCAGCAGGACAGCTCGGCATGAGGCGCGGCCACCGCCGGTGGCCGGCGATCGGGCGGTGACCGGCTCTGTGCTGCAGACCGTAGGCGCGTCCACCGCGCATCGCCAGGGCGCGGCACTGTCCGGTCGTCGCAAGGCCCGCGCATCGACGCACGCACAAGCACGGGCGACACGCAGCTACCGCGGCCTCGGCAGGCTGCCGCCCGTCATCCTCCTTGCGCCTTGATGTGCTCGACGACCGCGTCGAATTCCTTGGCCGGCGAGAAGTCGATGTACTCGCAGTCCTCGAGAGCCAGGGGGGCGTGGCCGGGCGGCCAGTAAAAGGCCTCGCCCGCTTCATACGTCTCCTCGCCGTCCGGCGTACGCATCTTCAGGCGTCCCTTGAAGAGATAGCCCCAGTGCGGGCACGGGCAGAGGTCACCGGCCAGGCCCTTGAGAGCCGGCCCCATGTCGGTGCCTGCGGGAAACTTCACGAAGGCGACGGACATGTCTCCGCCGACGTCTTGGACACGCAACTCCACCTCGCCGTCCTTGATGGCGACAGGAGTGTCGTTCCGCTTGATCGCTGTCATGGCTCCTCCACGATCACCTAGGGAGGGAATACGGAGGGATCACCCGAAAACACTGGGAAGACTCCCTCCTCTCCAGCCTGGACCCGGAGAGCACGAGGCGCGACGTGGGGTCGTCGCATGCCGAAGCACATATTCACCAGCTGATCCCGGCCGCCACCGGCAGGTGGTCGCTGCCCGTGGCCGGGAGCACCCACGAACTCTCCGGTTCCACGCCGCGGACCAGGATCTGGTCGATCCGCGCCACCGGGAACTTCGCCGGCCAGCTGAAGCCGAAGCCGTCCCCGGCCTCCTCCTGGACCGAGACCAACCGCGAGGTGAGGCCGTCGAGCGCACGGTCGTCCGTGGTGCCGTTCAGGTCGCCGAGCAGCACCACCCGCTCGTTCGCCTCGGCGGCGACCGCCTGCGCGAGCGCCTTGGCGTTGCGGTCCCGGGTCCCCGTCCCGAAGCCGCTCCCGGGAAGCACGCGCACGGACCCCAGGTGGGCCACATACACCGCGAGCGGACCCCGGTCCGTGGCCACCGTGGTGCGCAGGGCCCGGACGTCCGCCAGTACGGCGTCGGCCGGCTTGGTGGCCGCCAGAGGCCCGACGTCCTGCCTGATGTCGACCGGCTCGGTGTCCGACAGCGGCAGCTTGCTCCAGAGCCCGACCGTGCCCAGCACCGTGTGGTGCGGGTACGCCTTCGCCAGGGCCTTCTCGTACAGCGGCTTCGCCTGCGCGGTGATCTCCTCCAGGGCCAGTACGTCCGCCCCGGAGGCGGCCAGGTCGCGGGCGGTGCCGACCGGGTCGGGGTTGTCGGCGCCGACGTTGTGACCGACCACGGTGAGGTCACCGGCCGAGCGGGACTTGTCGCCGAGCAGCCCGCCGAAAAGGCTCAGCCACACCACGGCCGGCAGCAGCAGCGCGACCACCGCCGAGGCGGAGCGGCGCCACAGCCCCCCGGCCAGCAGCACCGGGACGAACAGGCCGAACCACGGCAGGAACGTCTCCGCCAGGCTGCCGAGGCCGCCCCGGTCGGTGATCCGCGCGTGCAGCAGCATGACCAGGCCCAGCGACAGCGCCAGTACCGCGAGCAGCGGTCCGCGCGTCCACGGCCCCGGCCGGAGGCCGGACGCGCACGCGCGGCGTAGGCCCGCGCGCCAGGCACCGGAGCGGGTTTCCCGGCGGTCCGGCTCACGCGGGCCGGTCTCCGCCGTGTCCACCCGCACCATCGTCTGTTCTCGCCCATCGCCGGTCACTGCTGCATCCTCGGGTCCTCGGTGGGGTCGGCATAGATCCGCGGGCAGCCGTGGCCGATCGCCTCGGAGCGCAGTTCGTAGTGCCAGGGTTCGTTCTCGTAGATCTGGCACAGGCCGTAGTCGGCGCCGTGCCGGGACAGCCAAGCCGTCGCCTGCGAGCGCCCGATGTCGACCGCGTCCCCCGACACGTGAGGAGACGTCGCCGCGGTGGCCACCCATCGGGCGGCCTCGTCCTTGGACCCGTACCTGGCCACGGCCTCGCGAAGAAGCCGGTCCTGGTACGCGGGGGAACGCCAGCCGCTGTTGACGGAGAACTCGACCCCGTCGCCCGCGGCGGCCTTCGCCGCCCGGCGCAGAGCCTTGAGCAGCCCCGGATCGAGCTCGGCGACGGCCGGAACCGAGTCGTCGAAGACCGTCGTGCCGTCGGGGACGACACCGTCGGCCTCGTCGGGTGCCCCACGGGGCTCGCCGGGGGACGCATGCGGTGACGCGGCCAGGGAGGCCGAGGTGGACGAGGACTTCGGCAGCTGGTGGCCGAGGGCCGCGGCGATCACCACTGTGATCACCGCCGCGGCGGTGATCAGGCCGGCCACCACGAGCCACCGGATCCGCCGGGCCGTGGTGCGCGCTGATGGCCGGGTTCGATGCATACCATCAGCCAAGGCGGCGCCATGTTGCCCGCGCGTATGCGGTTTTCGATATGCAGACGATATGCGCGGCCTCGTAGCCTCGGAGCATGCGAGTGCTGATCGTCGAGGACGAGCCCTACATGGCAGAGGCCATCCGCGACGGCCTGCGCCTGGAAGCGATCGCGGCGGACATCGCGGGCAGCGGCGACACCGCTCTGGAGCTGCTGAGCGTCAACACCTACGACATCGCGGTCCTCGACCGCGACATCCCCGGACCGTCCGGCGACGAGATCGCCCGACGCATCGTGGCCTCAGGCAGCGGCATGCCGATCCTCATGCTCACCGCGGCCGACCGTCTCGACGACAAGGCGACCGGCTTCGAACTCGGCGCGGACGACTACCTCACGAAGCCCTTCGAACTCCAAGAGCTCGTGATGAGGCTCAGGGCACTCGACCGCAGACGCGCCCACAACAGGCCTCCCGTACGGGAGATCGAGGGGCTGCGGGTGGATCCGTTCCGCAGAGAGGTGTACCGGGACGGCCGCTATGTCGCACTGACCAGGAAGCAGTTCGCCGTGCTCGAAGTCCTCGCCGCCGCCGAGGGCGGTGTCGTCAGCGCCGAGGAACTCCTGGAACGCGCGTGGGACGAGAACGCCGATCCGTTCACCAACGCCGTGCGCATCACCGTCTCGGCGCTGCGCAAACGGCTCGGCGAACCCTGGATCATCGCCACGGTGCCAGGTGTCGGCTACCGCATCGACACCCCACCCCGGGCCGGACGCGCGGGAGCGGACCGTGGATAGGGTGCCCGGGCTGAGCGTTCGCCTCAAACTCACCTTCAGCTACGCCGCGTTCGTCATGCTCGCCGGTGTCCTGCTGCTCGCGGCCGGGTGGGTGTTCCTGACACGTGTGACCCACGTCGGGCTCGTCTTCGAGCCCCGCTACCGTCTCCCCGTCCTGCGCGCCTTCGCTCCGATCGCAGCCGCCGTACTGGGATTCCTGCTGGTGTTCGGCCTCCTGGGAGGGTGGCTTCTCGCCGGCCGCATGCTCGCGCCCCTGACCCGCATCACCCAAGCCACCCGCATGGCCACGAGCGAATCGCTCTCCCACCGGATCCGGCTGCCCGGCCGGCAGGACGAGTTCCGCGAACTCGCCGACGCCTTCGACGCGATGCTCGCCCGGCTGGAGACACACGTCGCCGAACAGCGGAGATTCGCCACCAACGCCTCGCACGAGCTGCGCACCCCGCTGGCCGTCTCGAAGACCCTTCTCGACGTGGCGCGCTCCGATCCGAACAGCGACACCCGCGCACTCATCGACCGCCTCCACGCCGTCAACACCCGGGCGATCGACCTCACCGAGGCACTGCTCCTGCTCAGCCGTGCCGACCAGCGGTCCTTCCCCCGAGAACCCGTCGATCTGTCCCTGCTCGCGGAGGAGGCCACCGAGACGCTCCTCGCCCTCGCAGAGAAGCATGGCGTCACCATAGAGACCGACGGCGAGCTCACCCCCACGATCGGATCGCCGACGCTCCTGCTGCAACTGACCACGAACCTCGTGCACAACGCGATCGTCCACAACCTCCGCGGCCAGGGCACCGTGTGGGTCAAGACCGCCGCCCGCCCCAGGACCGTGGTGCTCACCGTCGAGAACACCGGCGAGCCGGTCACCGCGGAGCTGGCCTCGACACTCACCGAACCGTTCCGGCGCGGCACCGAACGCGTACGCACCGACCACGCGGGCGTCGGCCTCGGCCTGGCCATCGTCAAGACCATCACCGAGGCACACGACGGCACCCTCACCCTCACCCCGCGCCCGGCCGGCGGCCTCCACATCACCGTGGAGCTCCCTGGAAAGGTGGAACTACCTGCAAAAGTGCAGCTGCCTGTAAAATAGGGGCAAATTACGTAAGCGAGCGCTTTGCGGCCGAAAGAGGTACGCAATGGATCTATGGCTGCTCTGGCTGATCGTCGCGGCCGTGCTGGCCGCGGCCGAGATCTTCACCCTCACCGCCGCGCTCGGCATGCTGAGCGTCGCCGCACTGGTCACGGCGGTGGGCGCCGCGATCGGACTCCCGCTTCCCTTCCAGCTCCTGGTGTTCGCCCTTGTCGCCACCATCACCCTGCTCTTCGTACGCCCCCTCGCGGTACGGCACGTGCTCCAGCCCCAGGCGGCGCGCTTCGGCATAGACGCCCTGGTCGGCAGGGCCGCCTACGTCGTCTCCGAGGTGTCGGGACTGGGCGGCAGGGTGCGGATCGACGGTGAGGAGTGGACCGCCCGCGCCTACGACGAGACGCTGGTGATCCCTCCGGGGAAGACCGTGGACGTCGTAGAGATCAGCGGGACCACCGCGTTCGTCTACCCCCGGGACTGAGATCATGGAAGCCTCCGCGTTTCTTGTCGCCGGCCTGATCATCGCGTTGATCGCGCTCTTCACCGTGGTAAGGGCGGTGCGCATCGTCCCCCAGGCTCGCGCCCGCAACGTCGAGCGCCTCGGCCGTTATCACCGCACTCTGAATCCCGGCCTCAACCTCGTCATCCCTTACATCGACCGCGTCCACCCGGTGATCGACCTGCGGGAGCAGGTCGTCTCCTTCAAGCCGCAGCCGGTGATCACCGAGGACAACCTGGTCGTCGAGATCGACACCGTCCTGTACTTCCAGGTCACCGACCCGCGAGCCGCCTTCTACGAGATCGCGAACTTCCTCCAGGCCGTCGAGCAACTGACCGTCACCACCTTGCGCAACGTCGTCGGCTCCATGGACCTGGAGAAGACGCTCACCTCGCGGGACACCATCAACAGCCAGCTCCGCGGCGTCCTGGACGAAGCCACCGGCAAGTGGGGACTGCGCGTCAACCGGGTGGAGATCAAGGCCATCGACCCGCCGCAGACCATCAAGGACGCGATGCAGAAGCAGATGCGGGCCGAACGGGACAAGCGGGCCGCGATCCTCGGGGCCGAGGGGCAGCGCCAGTCGCAGATCCTCACCGCCGAGGGCGACAAGCAGGCCGCCGTCCTGCGCGCGGAGGGCAACCGCACCGCCGCCATCCTCCAGGCCGAGGGCCAGTCGCGGGCCATCGACGAGGTGTTCCAGGCGGTGCACCGCAATGACCCCGACCCGAAGCTGCTCGCCTACCAGTACCTCCAGGCCCTGCCGCAGCTCGCGCAAGGTACGGGGAACAACTTCTGGGTGATCCCCAGCGAGATCACCTCCGCCTTCCAGGGCGTGGCCCGGGCCTTCAAGGAGGACCTGCCCAGGTCACCGGCCACCCGCGAGAAGCCCGCCGACGACATGGCCGCCCGGGCCGCCGACGACACGGCGCAGGCCGCAGAAGCGGCTGCCGAGGCCGTCGCCGACGCGGCCAAGGCCGATGGCACGGCTACCGGCGCGCTCCCGTCCGAGCCGCCTCGCTGACGCGCGGCCCGGCGTGGGTGATCCCCCGGCGGTCCGTGCGTCCGGCATCCGCCGCTCCGTCAGCCGGCCAGGCTCTCCGCCAGCAGGAGCCCGCCGATGCCCATCATCATCGCGCCGGAGGCCCGGCTGACGGCCAGGGCCGCCGAGGGCCGGGTCTTCAGTACGGTGCGGGCGAGCACGCCGACGGCGAGGTAGACGACGGCGCACGCGGTCAGGTGCACCGTGCTCAGCAGCCCGGTCTGCGCGGCGACCGGCCAGCCCGTTGCAGGGTCGAGGAACTGCGGGAACAGCGAGAAGTACAGCAGCAGCGCCTTAGGGTTCAGGCCGCTGATACTCGCGCCCCTGAGCACGGTCTGCGTGCGCGAGGCGCTCACCGTCCCCCCGGCGGTCGCTGGAGCGGCCGGCTGTCGCAGCACGCCCCAACCCAGCCACAGCAGGTATCCGGCGCCGGCGACGGTGAGCGTCGTGAGGACGGCCGGCGAATTCGCCACGATCACCGCCAGGCCCGCGACGGCCAGGAGCGCGTACGCCGCGTGTCCAGTGATCAGCCCCGCGACCGCGGGGACGACCGAACGGTCCCGCAGGCCCGCCGAGATCGCATAGGCCCAGTCCGCGCCGGGCGTGAACACCAGCAGAAGATCCACTGCCACGAAGGCTGCCAGTGTCGTTGCGTCCATGGGGCGTTCCCTCTCACGTGCCGTGTACGCGAGGAAGGTTAGGCCGGATCCGACAGAAGGTGTTCCCTCATTTACCCCATGATCGCGCGTGGTGAGGGAGAATCTTCTCCATGGATGCCCTGGACCGGAAGATTCTTACCGAGCTGCAGCTCGACGGCCGTCTCACCGTCACCGAACTCGCCGCCCGTGTGCGGCTCAGCGTGTCGCCCTGCCATCGCCGCCTGCGCGACCTGGAACGCGAGGGCGCGATCCGCGGCTACCGCGCGATCGTGGACCCGGGCGCCGTGGGCCTGAGCTTCGAGGCGCTCGTCTTCGCCACCCTGCGCTGGGAAGACGCCGACACCGTCTCGACCTTCGAAGAGGCGGTGGCAGCTGTCCCGCATGTCCTGCAGGCGCAGCGCCTGTTCGGCGAACCCGACTACCTCCTGCGCGTCGCCACCACCGACCTGGCCGCCTTCCAGCAGCTCTACGACCAGCAACTCGCCCGGCTGCCGGGCGTCCAGCGTCTGACGTCCACCCTCGTCATGAAGAACGTCGTCCACGACCGCCCCCTGCCCGAGTAGGTGCTCGCGCATGGCGGCCGGGGTGGCGGGTACGACCCCTCCCGTACGGAGTGCCGCGGAAGCGGCCGAAGAGCGAGGGGTTGTCCGAAGTGATTCGAAAGCTACAGGCGGTCGCGCTGGACTGCGCCGATGCGGTGCAGCTCGCCGAGTTCTACGCGAATCTGCTCGGCGGCAAGGTGATCGCGGATCCTGGGGACACCGACTGGGTCGAAGTGCACGGGTTCGAGGGGACGCCGCTGGCCTGCCAGCGGGTGGACGGCTATCGACCGCCCGAATGGCCGGGCCAGGACCGCCCGCAACAGCTCCACCTGGACTTCGACGTGGACGACCTCGACGGTGAGGAGCAGCGGGCGCTCGCCCTCGGCGCGACGGTGCTGGAGCGGACGGATCAGCTTCAACCGGGCGCCAACTGGCGGATCTACGCGGACCCGGCCGGCCATCCGTTCTGCCTCTGCTTCCACTGAGTCCGCTATGAGCCCGGCGGCAGCAGTTCGCGGGTCAGGGTGAAGGCCGCCGTGGCCGTGGACAGCAGGGTGTTGATCCTGCCGAGGACGCGGGCCGTCCTGTCGGCATCCTGGGAGTCGACGGCCGCGGCCAGGTCATCGGCGTACTCCCGCGCCCGTACCGCCTCGTCGGGCGTCGCGGATTCCGCGTCCGTACGGAGGGCCTCCGTCAGCCGTTGGTGGGGGATGTCGGGCGCGTTGGTCCGGTTGCCGCAGCCGCCGAACCGCCAGCCCTTGACCTTGATCAGCTTGTGTTCGAGCGGCTCGGCCAGGATGCGCAGGACGTCCGCCCGGTTCCATCCCCGCTCGGCGAAGTAGTCCGTCATCGCCACGTGCACGCCCGGGTTCGCGGCTCGCCGGCAGATGCCGCCGGTGGGCGACGTCTCGGATCCACACGAAGAGTGCGTAGACCGACCAGCAGAGCAAGGCGATCAGCACGACGGGCGCGAGGACGGGCTCCATGCTCACCAACCGCCCCTGTGGCGCCCCCAAGTCCACTCATGATAGGGGGAGTTGGCCGGCAGGGGCGAGGTGTAGGACCGGCCCGGCACTTGTGCTCCGCCGCGCGGTGGAGCTCCATGGCGGCGCCTCCGCCGCATGGGGGAAGCGCATCATGCGCCGGTCTGGTCCCCGCGCCCCGCGGACCCGGAACAGTCATCCCATGGCAAGCAGCGAGACGAGCCCCGAGAGCGGCAGAAACCTTGGCCCCGTGAGCTCCACGAGGCGGTCGTGACGATCTGGCTCATGTCGTTCCCGGCCTTCGCGTGTCTGCTGGCCTTCTTCGCCCTGATGGAGAGCGCGTGGCGATGGTTCACGGGGCTGGGCATGATCCCCTGGCTGCGCAGGCGCACGGGGCGTTCCCTGTCGAACATCGCCTTCGACGAATTCACGGCGGTCGTGAACGGCAACAAGACGGTGGAACTCGAGCAGCGGCGGGTGGAGTCGCTGCGGCGGGACGACGAGAGCGACGGTGCGCCGCCCCGCTCCAGCATCGACCTGACCCGAGGAACGGCGTTCATCGTCGTACGCCCTGGAAAATCTCAAGAACATCTTCCGGACCCCGAGAACCGAACGCCGCCAAGATCGCGTGTTACGGACGACCACATCAAGCACGTTCAAAAGACAGGCAAACCGGGTGGCAGTCATATCGAGGGTGGGGGCGGCGGCGATAGCCGCCGTGGTGTCAGGGGCACTGGTCGTGGGGGCGGCCGCGGCCGACTCCGGCGCGGGGCCGGACCGCAGGGCGGGGACGCGTACCGGCGGGGAGACCAAGGCCGGTCAGGGGGCGCGGGGCGGGAAGACGACGACCGTCACGTTGATCACCGGTGACCGGGTGGTCGTCCGGGCGGCGGGCAAGCAGGTCACCCGGCTGATCCGCGGCAAGGACCGCGAGGACGTCGCGATCACGGTGCGGCGCGAGGACGGGCACACGTACGTCATACCGCAGGACGCCCAGCCGCTGATCAACGCGGGCACGCTGGACCGGCGGCTTTTCGACGTCACGCGGCTCGTCGGGGACAAGTACGACGACGCCCACCGCACGTCGCTGCCGCTGATCGTCGAGTACCGGCAGGGCGTCCGCGCCAACGGCCGCCCGGGCGCAGGCGACACCTTCAAGGGCCTGGCCCGCGACCGCCGTGCGCTGCCCGCCATCGGCGGCGAGGCGTTCGACGCGCCCAAGTCCGGTGCGCGGGACCTCTGGTCGGAGCTCACCGCCGGGACGGGCGGCCGTACGAACGTCCGCACCACCACGGCCCGGGCCGTCGCGCACGTCTGGCTGGACGCCAAGGTCCGCCCCGCCCTCGACAAGAGCGTGCCGCAGATCGGCGCCCCCACCATGTGGAAGGCCGGATACACCGGCAAGGGCGTCAAGGTCGCCGTCCTGGACACCGGAGTCGACCAGACGCACCCTGACCTGAAGAACGTCGAGGTCACCGAGAAGAACTTCACCGACTCCGCGCCCGACGCCAAGGACCGCATGGGCCACGGCACGCACGTCGCCTCGACCCTCGCGGGCTCCGGGGCCAAGTCGGGCGGCAAGTACAAGGGCGTGGCGCCCGACGTACAGCTCCTGGACGGCAAGGTCATCTCCGAGGTCGAGGGGACCGGCACCGAGTCCAGCATCACCGCCGGCATGCAGTGGGCGGTCGACAACGGCGCGAAGGTCGTCAACCTGAGCCTCGGCAGCCTCGACTCACCGGGCACCGACGCGATGGAGGCGGCCGTCGCACGCCTGGCCGGCAAGGCCCTCTTCGTCATCGCGGCGGGCAACGACGGCCCCGAGCACGGCACGCTGAACTCGCCCGGCAGCGCTCCCGCCGCCCTCACCGTCGGCTCCGTCGACAAGCAGGACAACATCGCGGAGACCTCCAGCCGCGGCCCGCAGGCCGATGGCGTCACCAAGCCCGACCTCACCGCCCCCGGCGACGACATCACGGCCGCGCGCTCCACGCTGACGCCCGACGACACCGGGAACGACGCCTACGTCTCCATGTCGGGCACCTCGATGGCGACCCCGCACGTGGCCGGTTCCGCCGCCCTGCTCCTCCAGCAGCACCCGAAGTGGACAGGACCGCAGCTCAAGGCCGCGCTGACCGGCTCCGCCGAGCCCGACCCGACGCTCAACGCCCACCAGCAGGGCGCGGGCCGCGTCGACCTGACGCGCGCCGTCACCGCGTCCGTCGTCCCAGAGCCCGGCACGGTCGCCTTCGGCACGCAGGCCTGGCCGCACACGGACGACAAGCCGGTCGCCAAGACCGTCACCTACCGCAACCTCGGCGCCGAGCCCGTCACCCTCACGCTCTCCGCGGGCTCCCTGGACCCGAGGGGCCGCCCGGGCCCGGCGGGCATGTTCACCATCAAGGACACGAAGCTCACCGTCCCGGCGGGCGGCACCGCCAAGACCACCGTCACCGCCGACACCAGGTCCGGCACCGCGGACGGCATCTACGGCGGGACGCTGCTGGCCACCGGGGGCGGCCAGGAGGTGCGCACCGGCCTCGTCGTCGACCGTGAGGTCGAGTCGTACGACCTCACGCTGAAGCACCTCGACGTCAACGGCAAGGACTCGTCCAACTACACCACCACGCTCACCGACCGCGCGCAGCGGAAGATCGAGGTCCCCTTCCGTGAGGGCCCGGTGACCGTGCGGGTGCCCAAGGGCACGTACGCACTGGAGAGTTCCGTCTACGGCCCGACCAAGAGCTTCGCGGTCTTCGTCCAGCCGAAGCTGAAGGTCGGCGCGGAGACGACGCTCACGCTGGACTCCCGCAAGGCCAAGCCGGTCGCCGTCACCACCCCGGACGCCGGCGCGCGTCTCACGGAGTCGAACATCAGCTACGACGACACCTCCCTCGCGATCGCGAGCAGCTGGAGCTTCGGCGGCGGCA is a genomic window containing:
- a CDS encoding Lrp/AsnC family transcriptional regulator; the protein is MDALDRKILTELQLDGRLTVTELAARVRLSVSPCHRRLRDLEREGAIRGYRAIVDPGAVGLSFEALVFATLRWEDADTVSTFEEAVAAVPHVLQAQRLFGEPDYLLRVATTDLAAFQQLYDQQLARLPGVQRLTSTLVMKNVVHDRPLPE
- a CDS encoding S8 family peptidase, which gives rise to MGAAAADSGAGPDRRAGTRTGGETKAGQGARGGKTTTVTLITGDRVVVRAAGKQVTRLIRGKDREDVAITVRREDGHTYVIPQDAQPLINAGTLDRRLFDVTRLVGDKYDDAHRTSLPLIVEYRQGVRANGRPGAGDTFKGLARDRRALPAIGGEAFDAPKSGARDLWSELTAGTGGRTNVRTTTARAVAHVWLDAKVRPALDKSVPQIGAPTMWKAGYTGKGVKVAVLDTGVDQTHPDLKNVEVTEKNFTDSAPDAKDRMGHGTHVASTLAGSGAKSGGKYKGVAPDVQLLDGKVISEVEGTGTESSITAGMQWAVDNGAKVVNLSLGSLDSPGTDAMEAAVARLAGKALFVIAAGNDGPEHGTLNSPGSAPAALTVGSVDKQDNIAETSSRGPQADGVTKPDLTAPGDDITAARSTLTPDDTGNDAYVSMSGTSMATPHVAGSAALLLQQHPKWTGPQLKAALTGSAEPDPTLNAHQQGAGRVDLTRAVTASVVPEPGTVAFGTQAWPHTDDKPVAKTVTYRNLGAEPVTLTLSAGSLDPRGRPGPAGMFTIKDTKLTVPAGGTAKTTVTADTRSGTADGIYGGTLLATGGGQEVRTGLVVDREVESYDLTLKHLDVNGKDSSNYTTTLTDRAQRKIEVPFREGPVTVRVPKGTYALESSVYGPTKSFAVFVQPKLKVGAETTLTLDSRKAKPVAVTTPDAGARLTESNISYDDTSLAIASSWSFGGGTVMRTLGLGPDSPTLNAQYNGHWKASGTASDKVDYRLAFSRTGNWFSGLKHATTKAELAEVTYGVGASAAGRKGRLSATPIGTSGYNPPLVPVTSLKLPASGTSYLNTKDLRWTWSMAQLDDAGESRIDYGANEIAYKAGKRYTLNFNTGVVGPDLKADDRQGARRAGNAMDAYVQLFSDGAGHAGDSVTTGGFTRLESGGRTLAEGGPGAVYAELPAASAPYRLTMEATRSAKDTTTSTKVAAAWTFTSAETPEEEPSELPLSTVRLAPKLALNGTAPAGSTLTVPLKVAGAAAGTGKIATLTVKVSYDGGSTWKTAPVTTDTKGARTAKVKHPATAKAVSYRVHLKDTSGNTVTETITNAYRLAP
- a CDS encoding VOC family protein; translated protein: MIRKLQAVALDCADAVQLAEFYANLLGGKVIADPGDTDWVEVHGFEGTPLACQRVDGYRPPEWPGQDRPQQLHLDFDVDDLDGEEQRALALGATVLERTDQLQPGANWRIYADPAGHPFCLCFH
- a CDS encoding LysE family translocator; the encoded protein is MDATTLAAFVAVDLLLVFTPGADWAYAISAGLRDRSVVPAVAGLITGHAAYALLAVAGLAVIVANSPAVLTTLTVAGAGYLLWLGWGVLRQPAAPATAGGTVSASRTQTVLRGASISGLNPKALLLYFSLFPQFLDPATGWPVAAQTGLLSTVHLTACAVVYLAVGVLARTVLKTRPSAALAVSRASGAMMMGIGGLLLAESLAG